The stretch of DNA agataataatatatgtaaaataaaaaaataactgtcacaaactgtaacaggaagtgtttctggaccagtgttgtttacatcatttgaacTGGTCTATACAATGCAAAGTAATAAGGACAATGTGTCTGAATTCTTTTTAGTGCCAGTGTGCAACATTACATCATTcattattttcataagtttAAATACAGATAATAAAGTCCATAGTTAATAAGAAAAacctttaatttttattttattaagttagGAAACATACATGTTTTATTAGTATGTATTATAATTACTATATAAATAGACCTAAAAGATGCAATACATACAACATAAAACTCTTACTATCTGGACTGCAAAAAACAATGAATGTCATATATGTCAAAATAAACTATATGATGCATGATGTTTATACACTcgcctaaaggattattaggaataccatactaatactgtgtttgacctcctttcgccttcagaactgccttaattctacgtggcattgattcaacaaggtgctgaaagcattctttagaaatgttggcccatattgataggatagcatcttgcagttgatggggATTTGGGGGTTGCACATCCAtggcatgaagctcccgttccaccacatcccaaaaaatgctctattgggttgagatctggtgactgtgggggcattttagtacagtgaactcattgtcatgttcaagaaaacaatttgaaatgattcgagctttgtgacatggtgcattatcctgctggaagtagccatcagaggatgggtacatggtggtcataaagggatggacatggtcagaaacaatgctcaggtaggctgtggcatttaaacgatgcccaattggcactaagagcctaaagtgtgccaagaaaacacccCCCACACCAtcacaccaccaccaccagcctgcacagtggtaacaaggcatgatggatccatgttctcgttctgtttacgccaaattctgactctaccatctgaatgtctcaacagaaatcgagactcatcagaccaggcaacatttttccagtcttcaactgtccaattatgcaaattgtagcctatttttcctatttgtagtagagatgagtggtacccggtggggtcttctgctgttgtagcccatccgcctcaaggttgtgcgtgttgtggcttcacaaatgctttgctgcatacctctgttctaacaagtggttatttcagtcaaagttgctggTTCTATCATCTTGAATCAGTCTGCCCATTCTCCTCTAACCTcgagcatcaacaaggcattttcgcccccACAGGACTGCATACTGGattttttttcccttttcacatcattttttttgtaaaccctagaaatagTTGTGCCTGaaaactgagcagattgtgaaatactcagactggcATGTCTGGTACCAACATCCATGCCATGCTCAAatttgcttaaatcacctttctttcccattctgacattcagtttggagttcaggagattgtcttgaccaggaccacacccctaaatgcattgaagcaactgccatgtgattggttgattagataattgcattaatgagaaattgaaccggtgttcctaataatcctttaggtgagtgtatttatttaacatctcaAAGTTTGAACAGTCATGAATGTTAATAAAATACTATTCAGCCTACAAAATTAGCTTTGTGctttaaaaaatgctgttttgtaTTAAGTCCCATTTAAAGTCCTGCTTGAGGATGCTGCTTGTCTTGGTTGCCTTGCAGTTGACCAATAGTGTTTTCCTCTATTTGTTCTatctgtaaaataaatgtaaataaatatctaCACcacttaatttattaatttaaataaactgcCTTACCAGTTACACAATAACTTCCCCATAAACAATCACCACCCTATCCCAAAACCAGTGTGAAAGCTTACCTTTAATCAACACTGGGATCTGCCTACAGCCatgaaacaataaaaaacacaaacaggtttattatatatgtgtgtgatatatatatatatatatatatatatatatatatatatatatatatatatatatatatatatatatatatatatatatatatatatatgtgtgtgaagcAAATGAAGGAACAGAAAAATTGCATCCATGTTTGAGATATTATGagacaaatgcaaaaaaatactaagaatgttTTGTGTATGTGAGTGTAAAATCAATATGATGACATACAGGAGTTGAACTGGGCAGTCCTTTGGGTTCGGACTGGGCTGGACCAATAGTTCGGTTTCTTACTAGAGTCTGAAGAACTGTAAGAGACAATCATGAACAgaacagaaataaaaaatatatttaaaaaaatacagaaaaccaGGCAATTCCTGGCACCTCGGGGTACAACCCTGACTCTCTAACTACTAGGCTACGACTGGCCCGAGCAATATGATGAGCAAAATGGTAAAGATGTTGGAGATATGAAACTGCTGTAGATGTTTGACAGTTATTGCACttataattatttatagacCAATACTGAACTGGAGAGGCAAATATATGGCACTTTATCACGCTCTTATATCAGTTTCAAAATCTACTGAATGCCTTGTCAATAAATAAACGTTTTAAGTTTGAATTTATATTCTCTTTGTGACAAATCTGGAAATGCATATTGGTCGTCATACCCTCTCTGGTGGCGTTCTCAGCAGCTGTCATGGCCTTTCCGCCTATATTGCTGACCATCCCATCCACTGCAGCTTCATGCTTCAGGAAAAATGGCCGCACCATACGCCTGTACAGAATCTGAGAACCGTTCCAAGATACCGGAGCCATGCACCACAGTAAAAACAGACACTAAAGCCCAGGAAACAAGAAGGGTTTGAGGCAGAGAAATGTAAGTATTATGGTGTAATTATGGTGCCGTTACATTAAACAGCTATAGTTGATGGGGAACAACAAAGGAAGGAAGAAATCTTGTGCCCCCAGTAAAATATAGCTCCTCTTAATTAActgatttatatttatatacatgttTTCTGGAAGAAAGCATATAGGATTGTTGTACATACCTTACATATGTAGTAAAAAGGAAACCAGTGTAATAAGATGTCTGAGAAGAATTCTCCCACACTGAAGAAGCCATAGATAACCCAATAAGTCAGCCACTGTGTGTCATCCTCTTTATCAGGACTTTCTATGGCTTTGATTCTaaagtatttaaaaacatttaaataactcattaaaataatttgtgatatttattcatccttgtgtttaTCAAAACCTGTATGGTGAAATGTAAACTGAATGCTTATTCTGCTTTTGTCATGCCATAAAAGTAAATGTTGACCATAATTGTCAAGATGTTCAATGTAAGATTTTCAATCATGATATCTTAAAAATCTGTTTCTCACAAAAAGCTGTGTCAGGGGTTCTCttgtatgaataaaaaaaaaagtaaaactgGTTCAGAGTCACATTGAGTGGTGTAAATTATAtgcaaactattcctttaaaactatttaacacagCCAACTTAGACACAAACCATATCAAACTATCAATGTAGAGTACTTGTGACTTACGAATAATATGCTGGATAAACAAAACCAATCAGATTGCAGAGAAGAGAGGCGCCATatccaaataataaaaatgctcCAGTCACACCTGCAGCACCTGTgcggaaaaaataataaagatcTGCTCTAAAAACAACTAATTTCAATTTTCTTtcaagaacaaaactttaataaagtATTGTATGATTTCTGTCACAATTGACAACCAATAAACAGATGTTATTTTTTACAATCCATTGCCAACTCATTACATGTCATCACCACCTGGTACCTTTTGGCCCACAAGGCTTTGGATTTTACAGTATAAATAATATAACTGATGTTTAGGAATAAGTTacatgtgcgtgtgtgcgtgcgcgtgcgtgcgtgcgtttAGCAGGATGTTGCTTTGTGCATTATTTGTACATAGCAATCTTTTTATAGTTTACTCTTAGAAGCTAGTTAtttgttataaataataaaaataataacatatatAGCGTCCCGAGTGTGACATGCTAATAGTTCTGAATCTTaaacttttttaataattattgtttCTTTGACGTCAgactaattaaaatattacatttaatattgATACCCAAAATCATCAGATCTGTTCATCAGAACGCTGCAGGATTATTATAGTAATCTGCAAAAAGTATCATTTCAAGGGTTACAATTTGAAGAAAACATATGGTAAGCATCAAAAACATGATGCATCTTAACACCTGTTACCTCCAGGATTACTGTTGTTCTGTCATCTTACGTCTTTTGATTCACTCTCATAAATCATAACTGataactgttttattaaaattataatgTAAGAGGCTGGCCTTGGATAAATTAAGGTCTTACCGATCGCCAGGTATCTTTTTTTGATACCAGTTTTCTTTTCGATGTAATTGAGACAGTCGGTGACGAAATTCTTCTCGTTTAAAAAAGCTTCGACGCGatcctttatctttttaaataaacttgacaTCGTAACTCAATGTGTAGAAGTTATGCAGTTAAACGCAGCTGTATAATTGTAGACATTTATGGTGGTGTGTCCTCATTCACTAAACAGTTCGAGCAGACAAAATCCGCTTACAGTCGAACTGACGGGGGGAAGCTTCAGGACTCTTAGGCGACACCCGTGCAAATCAACAGGCTTATGTTCAACTTCAAATATCGACAAGgggatgacatcacagtaccgcgagagcgatttgtcGGCTCTGCTTTGTGTGATTTTtcgaattgctctcgcggtactttgatgtcaccgGCAGGTctgttcttgcggcgccgcatcaAGTCGAACAAGTCTATTCTGACACATAATGATAATGGATTATAACCGTATGAACCCCCCACATGAAAAATACTCTATCATGCGTTAGTATCTACTAGTAAACTGTAGTCAATTGTAGAATAATGTGTAATAATTAAactttgttaatgtatactAAAGTAATCTGTAGTATGAAATCAGACTGAATTGATAAAGAGTATTTCATAGTTTACTTCAATTGGGATAGTTAGAATAATAATATTAGTATCTAGCGATTTTACCACAGTTTACTTtagtaaataatattaaaatatgttacaGTATTTTATATGGCCGTGAAGACGTACGTGGTTTACAATAAATCTAGAACCACAGCTTAAGGGCGAAGTTAGggtttcaaaaaaataaacacacccCAACAAATAGTTTATTGCTATTGATAATGTTATTCTTCCGTCAAGCAATGTTCATCAGATGAGAGGTATGGAGTTCGAAGATTTATTAAcgctcaaccaatcagaatcaagagtATGAACTATCAATTTTttctcaattaaaaaaaaattatcagtttACAAAACTAGTTTTTATTTCAGTTTGTTCCGTGCTGAAAATTAAAGCGAGTATTGTAATAAACTGCGTAAACGCTAGAGGTCGCTGTTGATCAGGCGTTGATGCCAAATGTCACGTGGTGACTCTGGTCCTGAAAAAACTCAACTCTTGTGAATGTGAAGTCACATACATACTTAGGTATGTGTGGATTACAGCCGGCAAGCAGTTACTCGTTCGGGGATTACAAAACTATAAAGTACACATTCGGTTTTCATGACACGGAGATAACTTAAAATGAAAACCAGAATGAAGAAATCATACAGAGTCGTAAAGTACACGTTATTCGTGTGCTGCTACATCTTCTGGGTAAGATGTTTGTAACCTGATTTATAGAGCATAATTTCGTGGTGGTAGCCTACTGCTGGTTAAACAGgttatactttttttttgtgtgtttaggTTGTTTGATTACCCCTCCCCCGTGAAATCGTAATTTGAAGTGATTTCATTTGTCATTTTTCGATTATTTGTATAACACATTTTAGGTTTTCAGTGCTGTTCTTATTGCTGTTGGAGTCTACGCGAAAGTTGCCAAGGAGTCAGGTATTCATCAGTAATAtatgtattaatattaatatgtaaatatgtatgtgtttattcatatttattatattaactTGCTTACACTTATAAACAGTCAAGCAAATGTCAAGAAACTTTACCTTatgtttttacagtaaattTATTGAGTATGAGTTTCAGATCTGTAAATAGGCTACGTAACACATATAATAGTAATGATTTATGTGTTAGATTACCTTAACATTCTTCACATTTTCTTTTCGTTTGTTGGCAGATGTGGTGGACACACTGTATATAGATCCGGCGCTGTTGTTGATCATTGTGGGCTGTATCATGTTCACCATCACTTTATTCGGCTGTTTCGGAGCGCTGCGCAACATCTCTGTGCTGCTAAACACTGTGAGTTTTCAATTTCATACAAGCTGAAAGGTTAAACTGTGTTTTAAAGGAAATATTCGCCCACATATGAAAATTCTCTCGGAATTTACCCTGCCATTCTGTCCCAGAAGTATATGACGTCTTTTACTtaagtcagtggttctcaaacttggGACCTagttttatgaaattttatCAAACCATggaaaaatgtatgttttgtttaattcaaattctaagtttgaTATTATTTTATGTCATGAACTTTGCAGGGGAGCACTGCTTTTTCACTAGTTCaggtcttaatgattaatggtaaacaaacttgcttgctgtcctcgaagggCTTTGAACCTTCAGGAGAGCGAATCTGAGGCTGGGGCTCGATCCCCAAGTTCAACCCCCTGCAACTGAACTTCAAAGAGGTCAAGGAGGAAGAAAGAAAGCAATGAAtgaggagatggggaggaggagggatgccaGAAAAAATTGCAACTGGAAGCGGAGGcctgaaggctgccttatatacgcccatgatgatgatgtttgacaggcctgaatgtttaaGTTCCTCCTGAACCTACGTTTAGAAATACATAAAgggacactgcactttttttgaaaacatgctcattttccagctcccctcgAGTTTAACATATGATTCTTatagttttggaatccattcagctgatctccgggtctggggttaccacttttagcatagcttagcgtAATACAtacataggtgtcatttacactggggatgctggggacatgtccccaccactttttgaaatggctgattttgtccccaccactttttgaatacctgtgcgacttacactgcaaaaatgactttcttacttagtatttgtgtcttgttttcagtagaaatatcaaacaattctttaatcaagatgctttttcttgatgagcaaaatgacctacgaaaataagtcaagtttttagacaaaaaatatacaatttaagtgaatttgtgattaagacaagcaaaaatatctgccaatggggtgagaaaaaaatctaaaaataagatttcttttttcttaaatgcTTCATTTAAGCAAAAATGTTCTCACTCTATTGGCAGATAtttgtgcttgttttaagcacaaattcacttaaattgtatagtttttatcTAAAGACTAGACTTATTGtcttacgtcattttgctcatcaagaaaatacatcttgatttaagaattttaagatttttctaatgaaatcaagacaaaaatactaagtaagaaagtcagattttcaagaagaaaattcttagtatttttgtcttgttttcagcaaaaatatctaaaaattcttaaatttagatgctttttcttgatgagaaaaaatcaagtttttagaccaaaaatatcaaatttaagtgattttgtgcataaaccaagcaaaaaaaatctgtcaatggggtaagcaatttttcttgaatgtttaagaaaaattgttttaagcacaaattcacttaaattgtatagtttttggctaaaaactagagttattttcttacgtcattttgttcatcaagaaaaagcatcttaatttaagaattttttgatatttttagtgaaaacaagacaaaaatacaaagaacatttttttcttgaaaatatttttttgcagtgtacgactggttttgtggtccagggtcacatatgttgcgttgtcTGCTTATGgtgttttttcttttacatatgttataaatttcattgtaatcattgacttaacggactactgttttctacatatggtgctttggcactgttcggttgagctggtgttgcagcGACTGTTAAATGTGCAGTCGAcgttgttgagggttttatgctgagtatttttgtgttgttgaccggcATTTTTGATGCGtcattattcaatatttttcccgtcctgctctaatgttttttcatctgatcttttgtccccaccacttttcaacacaaactgatgcCCCTGAATACATAGAATCtgtttagaccattagcatcacgctcaaaaatgaccaaagtttggatatttttcctatttaaaacttgactcttctgtagttaaattgtgtactaagacttacggaaaattcaaagttgagattttctaggcagatatggctaggaactatactctcattctggcataataattaaggactttgctgccgtaacaggGCTGCAGgcggcacaatgatattacacagtgcctgaaaatagtcccctgctattgaaagatactaaggggagtATTTTCAGCTGCTGCCTAATATCATTaataagaatcaaatgtttaactcaagcTCACTTTGTGAATGATATGTCAAATATTTATGGCAGATTTGTTTTATCTTTGGGCGACCTATTGTTTTTTCAAGCAAGGtgattttataattattatcaGGTGTTAAATTGTCATATTATGCTCAATTTCAATAGATAGCAATAGattaaggctatgtttacattaatgcgtttatgctttaaaacgcgttacttttgctacgtttacgcctttcatctacactacatcaccgttttcgaccctcataaacggattcgttcgcaaacgctgaagaccctgttttagtttgagaactcagacgttgctctgagtgtaaatgaacgtagacggagtcttatgtaaacgaacagctgatgttaacgtgacagcgcatcattttcaaagtaaaaattattttattcatgtaaatgttggtttgcaacggaggttttgccaaaa from Paramisgurnus dabryanus chromosome 14, PD_genome_1.1, whole genome shotgun sequence encodes:
- the reep6 gene encoding receptor expression-enhancing protein 6; the protein is MSSLFKKIKDRVEAFLNEKNFVTDCLNYIEKKTGIKKRYLAIGAAGVTGAFLLFGYGASLLCNLIGFVYPAYYSIKAIESPDKEDDTQWLTYWVIYGFFSVGEFFSDILLHWFPFYYICKCLFLLWCMAPVSWNGSQILYRRMVRPFFLKHEAAVDGMVSNIGGKAMTAAENATREVLQTLVRNRTIGPAQSEPKGLPSSTPADPSVD